A genomic stretch from Telmatocola sphagniphila includes:
- a CDS encoding MFS transporter, translating to MNSPSNDSTQNSHLKNTISLWQICVLLLTASTLNYMDRMALNQSAADIQLQFGLNNTQYGLLEGVFSFAFALGAFSFGWLVDRKGVYLTYPSVVLIWSLSGFLCGWAPSFTFLLLCRFSLGLFEAGNWPCGIVTTRKVFTPERRSLGNAFFQGGTALGAIITPLVILYCLHWRDPHRFERESLFRLLGSPIGGFMPAWSPAWPVPFQVIGLLGFAWVACWFLIVRKSQLEMPIANKVETAPEEVPWFREIFFQRRYWLLVLVIIAVNTTWHSFRAWLPLFLQKGHGYSREFMNYFTSLYYISAEIGSLSVGIVTLLLSRRGFAVHTSRMLVFFGCALLALLSVIAAFLPTGNLLLAVLLLIGFASLGLFPTYFSLSQEVSSRHQGKVTGSLGTINALFLAGLYPLQGWVVDWTRDYSQALIFAGIPPILAWCAVLGLWNSGTNKN from the coding sequence ATGAACTCTCCCAGCAACGATTCCACCCAGAATTCGCACTTGAAAAATACGATTTCTCTCTGGCAAATCTGTGTACTTTTACTTACCGCTTCAACTCTTAACTATATGGACCGGATGGCGCTTAACCAGAGTGCCGCCGACATCCAGTTGCAATTCGGTTTGAATAATACTCAGTACGGCTTATTGGAAGGGGTATTTTCATTCGCATTCGCCCTCGGGGCATTCTCCTTCGGCTGGCTGGTGGACAGAAAAGGGGTATACCTGACCTATCCTTCAGTGGTTCTGATCTGGTCCTTATCCGGCTTTCTGTGTGGCTGGGCCCCGAGTTTCACTTTTTTGCTGCTATGCCGTTTCAGTTTAGGGCTTTTCGAGGCCGGGAACTGGCCATGTGGGATCGTCACCACTCGAAAGGTGTTCACTCCAGAACGGCGATCTTTGGGGAATGCCTTTTTTCAAGGCGGCACCGCTTTGGGAGCCATAATTACACCGCTGGTAATACTTTACTGTCTGCATTGGCGCGATCCGCATCGATTCGAACGAGAATCTTTATTCCGGCTTCTGGGCTCCCCAATCGGCGGTTTTATGCCCGCCTGGTCTCCCGCCTGGCCGGTTCCTTTTCAAGTAATCGGCCTACTGGGATTTGCCTGGGTGGCGTGTTGGTTTCTAATCGTACGGAAAAGCCAGTTAGAAATGCCAATCGCGAACAAAGTTGAAACCGCCCCCGAAGAGGTTCCTTGGTTTCGGGAAATCTTTTTTCAAAGACGCTACTGGTTGCTGGTTCTGGTAATTATTGCCGTGAATACGACCTGGCATTCCTTTCGAGCCTGGCTACCCTTGTTTTTGCAGAAGGGTCACGGTTACTCTCGGGAGTTCATGAACTACTTCACCTCGCTTTACTACATTTCAGCCGAGATCGGTTCGCTTTCCGTTGGAATCGTCACTCTGCTCCTGAGCCGCCGTGGCTTCGCAGTACACACGAGTCGAATGCTGGTTTTTTTCGGTTGCGCCTTGCTCGCGCTTCTGAGTGTGATCGCCGCTTTTCTGCCAACAGGGAATCTCTTACTGGCAGTATTGCTCCTGATAGGGTTTGCCTCGCTCGGATTGTTTCCGACCTACTTTTCATTAAGCCAGGAAGTATCCTCACGGCATCAGGGGAAAGTGACCGGTTCTCTCGGTACAATCAATGCATTGTTTCTCGCTGGGCTCTATCCGCTCCAGGGTTGGGTAGTCGATTGGACCAGAGATTACTCTCAGGCCCTAATTTTTGCAGGGATACCTCCGATTCTGGCTTGGTGTGCGGTCCTAGGCCTCTGGAACTCCGGTACGAAT
- a CDS encoding GIY-YIG nuclease family protein: MLERKDSHSSLFDTPAFAGFGPTHLHPPEFQPAMDQVRGRAPSILKNAIREKAPKLPGIYGMMDARDMLIYVGKAKSLRSRLLSYFRTKSRDPKAGKIIARTRKIVWETTPNEFSALLRELEQIQINRPRFNVIGQPGMRRYVYMCIGRTPAPTLYATTRPTGKELACFGPFSGSRRVTKAARFLNDLFRLRDCSQKQKMHFADQPSLFDVLPTPGCIRFEISTCSGPCVGGCSRRGYSQQIKRAKEFMQGTDIEPIQKLEREMFHLAENLEFERASTVKEKLDSLSWLRERLGFLQRAREEHSFVYSCTGLEGRPVWYIIHRGVVTGARFEPRNKKSREKLLAEIAKSFTDPLRVKQSALRCFDSVLLVAAWFRKYPQERDKLLMGEGNSTTGRTKLLPAG; this comes from the coding sequence ATGCTCGAGCGGAAGGATTCCCACAGTTCCCTTTTCGATACTCCCGCTTTCGCGGGTTTCGGACCGACCCATTTACACCCGCCGGAATTCCAACCAGCGATGGATCAGGTGCGAGGGCGGGCCCCCAGCATTTTGAAAAATGCCATTCGAGAAAAAGCACCGAAATTGCCGGGCATTTACGGCATGATGGACGCTCGGGACATGCTGATCTATGTGGGAAAAGCGAAATCGCTTCGCAGCAGACTATTAAGCTACTTTCGCACCAAGAGTCGCGATCCCAAAGCGGGAAAGATCATAGCTCGCACCCGGAAGATCGTCTGGGAAACCACTCCGAATGAGTTCTCGGCTCTTTTGAGGGAGTTAGAGCAGATTCAGATCAACCGGCCCCGGTTTAATGTCATCGGTCAACCCGGTATGCGACGTTACGTTTATATGTGCATCGGTCGAACCCCCGCGCCAACACTCTATGCCACCACACGCCCCACGGGAAAGGAACTCGCCTGTTTTGGCCCTTTCTCAGGAAGCCGGCGGGTGACCAAGGCTGCACGTTTTTTGAACGATCTTTTTCGACTGCGCGATTGCTCTCAGAAGCAAAAAATGCACTTCGCGGACCAACCCAGCCTATTTGATGTCCTGCCGACGCCTGGCTGTATTCGCTTCGAAATTTCCACCTGCTCCGGTCCTTGTGTCGGCGGTTGTTCACGGCGAGGCTACTCGCAACAAATCAAACGCGCAAAAGAATTCATGCAGGGTACCGATATCGAGCCGATTCAAAAGCTCGAGAGGGAAATGTTTCATCTGGCGGAGAATCTGGAATTTGAGCGGGCTTCGACCGTCAAAGAAAAGCTCGACAGTCTATCCTGGCTTCGAGAACGGCTCGGCTTCCTCCAGCGGGCTCGTGAGGAACATTCTTTTGTCTATTCCTGCACGGGCCTGGAAGGTCGGCCGGTATGGTACATCATTCATCGCGGTGTGGTGACGGGAGCGAGGTTCGAACCTCGCAACAAAAAATCGCGGGAGAAGCTTCTGGCGGAAATCGCGAAATCCTTTACGGATCCGTTGCGGGTTAAGCAGTCGGCCTTACGATGCTTCGATAGCGTGCTTCTGGTCGCAGCCTGGTTCCGAAAATATCCTCAGGAGCGAGACAAGCTCCTGATGGGGGAGGGAAATTCCACTACCGGGAGAACCAAATTGCTCCCGGCGGGATGA
- a CDS encoding fasciclin domain-containing protein produces MLKRFSAIALFVFAFAGMAKAADKDIVETATAAKDFTTLLKAATEAGLVDTLKSKGPFTVFAPNDKAFAKIPKETLAAVLKDKEKLKAILLAHVVAGKVMAKDVKSGKVKTAGGYEVEIVANADGVTVDGSKVIATDIEASNGVIHVIDTVILPKN; encoded by the coding sequence ATGTTGAAACGATTCTCTGCCATTGCATTGTTCGTGTTTGCCTTCGCCGGCATGGCCAAGGCCGCGGACAAGGACATTGTCGAAACTGCAACCGCAGCCAAGGATTTCACCACACTGCTGAAGGCTGCCACCGAAGCGGGCTTGGTCGACACTCTGAAGAGCAAAGGTCCCTTCACCGTGTTCGCTCCCAATGACAAGGCTTTCGCCAAGATCCCCAAGGAAACTCTGGCAGCCGTTCTCAAGGACAAAGAAAAGTTGAAAGCAATTCTGCTGGCTCACGTTGTGGCCGGTAAAGTGATGGCTAAAGATGTTAAGTCGGGCAAGGTCAAGACTGCTGGTGGTTATGAAGTGGAAATTGTGGCTAATGCCGATGGCGTTACTGTTGATGGTTCCAAAGTGATTGCTACCGACATCGAAGCTAGCAACGGTGTCATTCACGTTATCGATACCGTAATTCTGCCGAAGAACTAA
- a CDS encoding PhoH family protein: protein MDDVNAMPVSRNVTLDSRDEAILLFGMRDQNLRLIRDVLGVRLVARGDTVQIDGTEETVSQAERSFQQLRSTLRNKGKVTAEDVRTILEVVRAGSQMTGSTNLTMLDGGKYLRPRTDGQGRYVQALRENDVTICEGPAGTGKTFMAVGMAVTLLRTGQVKKIVLVRPAVEAGERLGFLPGDIVAKINPYLRPLFDALNDMMEPEQVKKYMENDIIEIVPLAYMRGRTLNNAVIILDEAQNATVSQMKMFLTRMGHNSKIIVTGDSTQVDLPKGIQSGMSDALKRLRNINRLAIVYLDKNDIVRHALVQQIVKAYED, encoded by the coding sequence ATGGATGATGTCAACGCTATGCCCGTATCCCGAAACGTCACACTCGACAGTCGGGATGAGGCGATACTGCTGTTTGGTATGCGGGATCAAAATCTGCGACTGATTCGCGATGTGCTGGGAGTTAGACTCGTGGCCCGCGGCGATACAGTTCAAATTGACGGTACTGAAGAAACGGTCTCTCAGGCCGAGCGAAGTTTTCAGCAATTGCGGTCCACGCTTCGAAATAAAGGAAAAGTGACTGCCGAGGACGTTCGTACGATCCTTGAAGTCGTTCGTGCCGGCAGCCAGATGACCGGTTCGACGAACTTAACGATGCTGGATGGCGGCAAATATCTGCGACCGCGAACGGACGGGCAGGGCAGGTACGTTCAGGCTTTGCGCGAAAATGACGTCACCATCTGCGAGGGGCCAGCAGGTACGGGGAAAACGTTCATGGCCGTAGGCATGGCGGTGACCTTGCTGCGTACCGGACAGGTGAAAAAAATCGTTCTGGTTCGACCTGCTGTCGAAGCCGGCGAACGGTTGGGGTTCCTTCCCGGGGACATTGTCGCCAAAATCAATCCTTACTTACGGCCCTTGTTCGATGCTCTTAACGATATGATGGAGCCTGAACAAGTTAAAAAATATATGGAGAATGACATCATTGAAATCGTTCCCTTGGCCTATATGCGGGGAAGAACACTGAATAATGCCGTGATTATTCTCGATGAAGCTCAAAATGCAACAGTTTCACAGATGAAAATGTTTCTCACTCGCATGGGCCACAATTCGAAAATCATCGTAACGGGAGACTCGACTCAGGTCGATTTACCAAAAGGTATTCAGAGTGGAATGAGCGATGCCTTAAAACGGCTTAGAAATATCAATCGTTTAGCAATTGTTTATCTGGACAAAAATGACATCGTCCGACATGCTTTGGTGCAGCAGATTGTAAAGGCTTATGAGGATTAA
- a CDS encoding phosphatidate cytidylyltransferase codes for MLRTRLWMGGLLILLALGLFFEERYVSRHFPIFFFLVFIVQFLAGLELFRMIPKADQPRKLSTFLGLILFSPVCFVAFINYGSRPVDFAFFALLIAGFIALLTELWYFRAEDRNFIPRVALALFFYFYLGFLGSFIELLRILPNEGKIYPSKSSWSLLLFIAVVKCNDIGAYFTGTLLCNRVLGRHLMAPMLSPKKTWEGFVGGMLSSIAVSIWIVQASDLKQGSLLFALEFGITVGIAGVLGDLTESMIKREYHIKDASKTIPGFGGILDVIDSLLFAAPAAYFWLR; via the coding sequence ATGCTCAGGACTCGTTTATGGATGGGCGGCTTGCTAATACTGCTGGCGTTGGGTCTATTTTTTGAAGAGCGATATGTCTCGCGACATTTTCCCATTTTCTTTTTTCTAGTCTTCATCGTTCAATTTCTGGCGGGGCTCGAATTGTTCCGCATGATCCCGAAAGCCGATCAGCCGAGAAAACTTTCTACTTTTTTGGGATTGATACTCTTCTCTCCAGTATGTTTTGTGGCATTTATCAATTACGGCTCCAGACCCGTTGATTTCGCCTTTTTTGCGCTCCTAATCGCGGGATTTATCGCATTGCTCACAGAGTTGTGGTACTTTCGTGCGGAAGATCGTAATTTTATCCCCCGCGTAGCCCTCGCGCTATTCTTTTACTTCTACCTGGGGTTCCTCGGGAGCTTCATCGAACTGCTTCGAATTTTGCCAAATGAAGGGAAAATCTACCCCAGCAAATCCTCCTGGTCACTTCTCCTCTTTATCGCAGTGGTAAAATGTAATGACATCGGTGCTTACTTCACCGGCACTCTTCTTTGCAACCGCGTTCTGGGTCGGCATTTGATGGCTCCGATGCTCAGTCCGAAAAAGACCTGGGAAGGCTTTGTCGGTGGTATGCTCTCCTCGATTGCGGTTAGCATCTGGATCGTCCAGGCGAGCGATCTCAAACAGGGATCACTCTTATTTGCACTGGAGTTCGGAATCACCGTCGGAATTGCAGGCGTGCTGGGAGATTTGACGGAATCGATGATTAAGCGGGAATATCACATTAAGGACGCATCAAAAACCATTCCGGGATTCGGCGGAATTCTGGACGTGATCGATTCGCTGCTTTTTGCCGCTCCGGCAGCCTATTTCTGGCTGCGCTAG
- a CDS encoding isoprenyl transferase encodes MPINRESTAKRGLNPDRMPKSLAIVMDGNGRWALERGKERIEGHLRGVEVVRHIVTECCELGLDQLTLYCFSSENWKRPRRELEFLMALLKQYLIDERELILNQNIKFRMIGRRQGLSAEVLQELDETTRISSENTGLTLAMAINYGARGEILDAVQSLARRIKSGELDPDQIDEQAIANSLYTAGMPDPDLLIRTAGEYRISNYLLWQISYSEFWFTHTCWPDFDVPLLHQAFRDFAARERRFGGLITHPTV; translated from the coding sequence ATGCCAATCAATCGCGAATCCACCGCGAAACGCGGCTTGAATCCGGATCGAATGCCGAAGAGCCTGGCCATTGTGATGGATGGAAACGGGCGCTGGGCATTGGAGCGAGGCAAAGAGCGAATCGAAGGGCACCTTCGAGGCGTGGAAGTTGTTCGGCACATCGTCACCGAATGCTGTGAACTCGGGCTGGATCAACTCACTCTGTATTGCTTCAGTTCTGAAAATTGGAAGAGGCCGCGGCGCGAACTTGAATTTCTGATGGCCCTTTTAAAACAGTATCTCATCGATGAAAGAGAGCTGATTCTCAACCAGAACATCAAGTTTCGAATGATTGGGCGTCGGCAGGGTTTATCCGCTGAGGTATTACAAGAATTGGATGAAACTACCCGGATCAGTTCTGAAAATACCGGGTTGACGCTCGCCATGGCGATTAATTACGGGGCGAGAGGGGAAATTCTCGATGCTGTTCAGTCGCTGGCACGGCGCATTAAATCGGGTGAATTAGATCCGGATCAGATCGACGAGCAGGCGATTGCAAATTCCCTGTACACTGCTGGAATGCCCGATCCGGATTTGCTGATTCGGACCGCCGGGGAATACCGGATCAGCAACTACCTCCTTTGGCAGATTTCGTACAGTGAATTCTGGTTCACCCATACCTGCTGGCCCGACTTCGACGTACCGCTTTTGCATCAAGCATTTCGGGACTTTGCAGCTCGAGAGCGAAGATTCGGTGGCTTAATTACCCATCCCACGGTGTAA
- a CDS encoding adenylosuccinate synthase, with amino-acid sequence MPGTCVVGLQWGDEAKGKIVDLLSDSHDLVVRYNGGANAGHTIVWGNRTFKLSLLPTGILKPNILSVIGNGVVIYPPRLLEEIQQLHTAGIPVGKNLCISNHAHVIFPYHMEEERCSEKESAAAIGTTGRGIGPCYQDKANRACGIRLGDLYYPDYLKERLNHIVPRKNKLISALAECTGVEPKLFTVEGILEEYLAYAEQLRPYVQDTVHLLHNQLDAGKKILFEAAQGSLLDVDHGTYPYVTSSNTLPSSIWSGSGVSVRNVDRIIGIVKAYTSRVGRGAFPTELNDELGNRIRTVGREFGTVTGRPRRVGWLDAVALRYTSMLAGVDEITVMLLDVLSGIPELKICTGYQSGNQRIDQFPGDSFLLETCQPIYETLPGWSEDLSKIRKWKELPINAQKYVQRIGELLHKKVSYVSIGPDREQTLKPDC; translated from the coding sequence ATGCCGGGTACTTGTGTGGTGGGCTTGCAGTGGGGAGATGAAGCCAAGGGAAAAATCGTCGATTTGCTGAGCGATTCGCACGATCTGGTCGTTCGATACAACGGCGGAGCCAATGCGGGCCATACAATAGTCTGGGGAAATCGGACTTTCAAGTTATCCCTTCTGCCAACCGGCATTCTTAAACCGAATATTCTCTCGGTTATTGGCAACGGCGTGGTGATCTACCCGCCTCGGTTATTGGAAGAAATTCAACAACTCCACACTGCTGGAATTCCCGTTGGAAAGAACCTTTGTATCAGTAACCACGCTCACGTAATCTTCCCCTACCATATGGAAGAAGAACGCTGCAGCGAGAAGGAATCCGCCGCCGCAATTGGCACGACGGGTCGCGGCATAGGTCCCTGCTACCAGGATAAAGCGAACCGCGCCTGCGGAATCCGGCTCGGCGATCTCTACTATCCGGACTACTTAAAAGAGCGTCTGAACCATATTGTCCCCCGTAAAAACAAGCTGATTTCGGCGCTTGCGGAATGTACGGGTGTAGAACCCAAACTCTTTACAGTGGAAGGGATACTCGAAGAATATCTGGCTTACGCAGAACAATTAAGACCGTATGTCCAGGATACCGTCCACCTGCTTCACAATCAGTTAGATGCAGGGAAAAAGATTCTCTTCGAAGCCGCGCAGGGAAGCCTTTTGGATGTTGACCACGGCACTTACCCTTATGTCACCAGTTCCAACACCTTGCCTTCGAGCATTTGGTCTGGCAGCGGGGTATCGGTTCGAAATGTCGACCGCATCATCGGAATCGTGAAAGCTTACACCTCCCGAGTAGGGAGAGGGGCATTCCCAACCGAGTTGAACGATGAACTCGGCAACAGAATTCGTACCGTCGGCCGGGAATTTGGTACAGTGACTGGTCGACCCAGACGAGTCGGCTGGCTGGATGCAGTGGCACTTCGCTACACAAGTATGCTGGCCGGAGTCGACGAAATCACCGTCATGCTTCTCGACGTACTCAGCGGAATTCCGGAACTGAAGATCTGCACGGGATATCAATCGGGTAACCAGCGAATCGATCAATTTCCTGGCGATTCTTTCCTGCTCGAAACTTGCCAGCCGATCTATGAAACACTACCCGGCTGGTCGGAAGATCTTTCCAAGATCCGCAAATGGAAGGAACTTCCAATCAATGCACAGAAATATGTTCAACGCATCGGCGAATTACTGCATAAGAAGGTCAGTTACGTCTCGATCGGCCCCGATCGCGAACAAACTCTAAAACCCGACTGCTAA
- a CDS encoding PD-(D/E)XK nuclease family protein — protein sequence MNYRVKLVSLKVEPANLAKILPESMIRTQGVGEIVWLSSHVSQCGYNLQLVQSSEIVFREHISFQSIEEYAHKVLNPARPLDLAGFRSVFKLLLNAALRSLSGRKQNSSNDRQMASPGFAQAVSQTFDLLDLNSHPISIPCLDLLPPVYRRLLEQSGYRDARIFNWKGPLEKPNLPCELVVDGDSAVAMRWEGFIGFLAQNTNLTLVCRERDQALFWARKFSLPESAIPASKLKVSKTIAHVNSQLFKSDPKKLNSAKGIELIQAPAELGEARLIARRIAQLIEKSVAPERILIGLHKQPGKADLILSTLRQYSIPVSSLYCGNYQRVPAIRALLNFLNIPAAGWQFRQIAMLLRSNFFRPEWEEISSERKFLREAELFLRYLGEPSGREAFEQGLQTWSVSPPQPLEDEEMEGYERTRMQSIATRSQSFFRNLFDLLDSAPRQATFAEYANWLQRFAREFGFEKALLPHPAELEKWHAFFEIFQQLPKTTRTWNKTEFFELISELANCSTSPETTAQTVRILEANEAVHLDCDYLFLAGLAEGSFPNLNRTKTLLNHEQLKQLASEGAPLPEPDTDLEVEQDLFRRLLATPKKGVILSYPALDNSGQPLLPATFVGNLLDCFEPEVVETTAQSMLLSGFFESTPYANFERRCQFVARSRSRIDKVDWSWGGRTSQTLQRAAVMAESRFRSKNHNEYDGMIASPKVTSKLEKKFGNSKIFSPTALERYVSCPFRFWMQDALGFRELEEPNEDIEVWQRGMAFHRAIARLHRTILSKTAVDPKSEEFRKHLQSELNRAILENASKSASLFTRKLWELEGNRLLRLTRNYGTQWAEFQSGWMKSTGVPQPLYLERAFGTRRIDLLSNDTENPPLSIGTGEAAIKLGGVIDRVDSVQLSDGLVFWVIDYKTGTPNHYTPKMFESMERLQLTLYALAAQTLFFQNQNARPLGLAYWFVAHHEGLKTVFPKQKKKGSDPVPMSLEEWNQYRKRLENWVGEIVKRIRSGLFPLAPRNKENCSHCPYSQSCRISESRDRKEDWKFDPPET from the coding sequence ATGAATTATCGCGTCAAGCTCGTGAGTCTGAAAGTCGAGCCGGCTAATCTGGCAAAGATTCTGCCCGAATCGATGATCCGAACTCAGGGTGTCGGTGAAATCGTATGGTTGTCCAGTCATGTCAGTCAGTGTGGCTACAACCTGCAGCTCGTTCAATCGAGCGAGATTGTGTTCCGTGAACATATTTCATTTCAATCGATAGAGGAATATGCTCACAAAGTGCTCAATCCCGCTCGGCCACTGGATCTCGCAGGATTTCGAAGCGTCTTTAAGCTTCTGCTCAATGCAGCATTGAGATCGCTATCTGGCCGAAAGCAGAATTCTTCCAACGATCGACAGATGGCTAGTCCTGGCTTTGCCCAGGCCGTCAGCCAGACTTTTGATTTGCTGGATCTGAATTCTCATCCGATTTCAATTCCCTGTCTCGATTTATTGCCGCCGGTTTACCGGCGACTTCTAGAACAATCGGGCTATCGGGATGCACGAATTTTTAATTGGAAAGGTCCTCTAGAAAAGCCCAACTTACCGTGTGAGCTGGTTGTTGATGGGGATTCTGCTGTCGCTATGCGTTGGGAAGGATTCATCGGCTTTCTAGCTCAAAACACTAACTTAACGCTGGTTTGCCGTGAAAGAGATCAGGCCTTATTTTGGGCGCGAAAGTTTTCTCTACCGGAATCAGCCATTCCGGCCTCGAAATTAAAAGTTTCGAAAACGATTGCTCACGTAAATTCTCAGTTATTCAAGTCTGATCCGAAAAAATTGAATTCCGCCAAAGGAATTGAATTGATTCAGGCGCCGGCCGAGTTGGGTGAGGCACGCTTGATTGCTCGCCGGATTGCTCAGTTGATCGAGAAAAGTGTCGCTCCCGAAAGGATTTTAATCGGCCTCCACAAGCAGCCTGGCAAAGCCGATTTAATTCTCTCGACGCTCCGGCAATACAGTATTCCGGTCAGCAGCTTGTACTGCGGGAACTATCAGCGTGTTCCCGCGATTCGGGCACTGCTGAATTTTTTGAACATTCCCGCAGCGGGCTGGCAATTCCGACAGATTGCCATGCTATTGCGATCCAACTTTTTTCGGCCGGAATGGGAAGAGATTTCCAGTGAGAGAAAATTTTTGCGTGAGGCGGAGTTGTTTCTCCGATATCTCGGGGAACCAAGCGGCCGAGAAGCTTTTGAGCAAGGACTTCAAACCTGGTCGGTCAGTCCCCCGCAACCGTTGGAAGATGAGGAAATGGAAGGTTACGAGCGGACTCGCATGCAGTCAATTGCAACCCGCTCGCAGTCTTTCTTTCGCAATTTGTTCGATCTGCTCGATTCTGCTCCCAGACAAGCGACTTTCGCGGAATATGCGAATTGGCTTCAGCGCTTTGCTCGGGAATTCGGTTTTGAAAAAGCTTTATTACCGCACCCTGCGGAACTTGAAAAATGGCATGCGTTCTTTGAGATTTTCCAGCAGTTGCCAAAAACTACTCGCACTTGGAATAAAACCGAATTTTTCGAATTGATTTCGGAGCTGGCGAATTGCTCTACAAGCCCAGAAACTACAGCCCAGACAGTCCGGATACTCGAGGCCAACGAAGCCGTTCATCTGGATTGTGATTATTTGTTCCTGGCGGGCTTGGCGGAAGGTTCCTTTCCCAATCTCAATCGAACTAAAACACTTCTCAATCACGAGCAACTTAAACAATTAGCTAGCGAAGGTGCACCATTACCCGAACCGGACACGGATTTAGAAGTAGAGCAGGATCTTTTCCGGAGACTGCTAGCTACTCCAAAAAAGGGGGTCATTCTCTCCTACCCTGCCTTGGATAATTCGGGTCAGCCGTTGTTGCCCGCCACTTTTGTTGGCAACTTGCTCGATTGTTTTGAACCGGAAGTTGTCGAGACCACCGCGCAGTCGATGCTGCTCTCCGGATTTTTCGAATCAACCCCTTACGCAAATTTTGAGCGACGATGTCAATTTGTCGCACGGTCGAGGTCGAGAATTGATAAAGTGGATTGGTCTTGGGGCGGTCGCACGTCTCAGACTCTTCAGCGTGCGGCTGTAATGGCCGAATCTCGCTTCCGATCGAAAAATCATAACGAATACGATGGGATGATTGCCTCTCCGAAGGTCACCTCGAAATTAGAAAAAAAATTCGGTAACTCCAAAATCTTCAGTCCCACGGCCTTGGAACGCTACGTCAGTTGTCCCTTTCGTTTCTGGATGCAGGATGCCCTCGGGTTCCGGGAACTCGAAGAACCCAATGAGGATATCGAAGTCTGGCAACGGGGGATGGCCTTTCACCGGGCAATCGCCCGATTGCATCGGACCATCTTGAGTAAGACCGCGGTGGATCCGAAATCCGAGGAGTTTCGAAAGCACCTTCAAAGTGAACTGAACCGGGCCATACTCGAAAATGCATCGAAATCGGCCAGCTTGTTCACTCGCAAGCTTTGGGAACTGGAAGGCAATCGATTGCTTCGTTTGACACGAAATTACGGAACGCAATGGGCGGAATTTCAGTCAGGTTGGATGAAATCCACCGGGGTTCCACAACCTCTCTATCTGGAGCGAGCTTTTGGTACCAGGCGAATCGATCTTCTCAGTAATGACACCGAGAACCCGCCGTTGTCAATTGGCACCGGAGAAGCTGCGATCAAACTTGGTGGTGTGATCGATCGCGTGGATTCAGTTCAACTGTCGGATGGGTTAGTCTTCTGGGTAATCGATTATAAGACCGGCACTCCAAATCACTACACCCCGAAGATGTTCGAAAGCATGGAGCGGCTGCAATTAACGCTCTATGCGCTGGCCGCGCAGACTTTGTTCTTTCAGAATCAGAATGCTCGGCCCCTGGGACTGGCCTATTGGTTCGTCGCCCACCACGAAGGCTTGAAAACGGTTTTCCCCAAACAGAAAAAAAAGGGTTCCGATCCGGTTCCCATGTCCTTGGAGGAATGGAATCAGTACCGCAAAAGACTGGAAAATTGGGTCGGGGAGATTGTTAAGCGAATCCGGAGCGGGTTATTCCCTCTTGCACCACGAAATAAAGAGAATTGCAGCCACTGCCCGTATTCCCAATCTTGCCGGATCAGTGAGAGCCGGGATCGCAAAGAGGATTGGAAATTCGATCCTCCCGAGACTTGA